One genomic region from Rosa rugosa chromosome 1, drRosRugo1.1, whole genome shotgun sequence encodes:
- the LOC133725404 gene encoding uridine/cytidine kinase UKL1, chloroplastic-like isoform X2, giving the protein MMSAVYYRMERASGPHLWGLRLNGLLSSSHSSPSSPSPLSLRSSAAAADLPDSNAAKQPFVIGVSGGTASGKTTVCDMIIQQLHDQRVVLVNQDSFYRGLTPEESERVHEYNFDHPDAFDTEQMLECVQKLKCGQSVHVPIYDFKIHRRCSDTFRQVNTSDVIILEGILVFHDQRVHNLMNRC; this is encoded by the exons ATGATGAGCGCCGTCTACTACCGGATGGAGAGAGCCTCCGGGCCCCACTTGTGGGGGCTCCGACTCAACGGCCTCTTATCTTCTTCGCATTCTTCGCCTTCATCACCTTCGCCTCTTTCGCTTCGCTCTTCTGCCGCCGCCGCCGACCTACCCGACTCCAACGCCGCCAAGCAGCCCTTCGTCAtcg GTGTTTCTGGAGGTACGGCTTCCGGTAAGACCACTGTGTGCGACATGATCATCCAGCAGCTTCACGATCAACGCGTCGTTCTTGTCAATCAG GATTCATTTTACCGTGGTTTGACACCTGAGGAGTCTGAACGAGTCCatgagtataattttgatcatcCTG ATGCATTTGACACCGAACAGATGTTAGAATGTGTTCAAAAGCTGAAGTGCGGGCAGTCTGTCCATGTTCCAATTTATGATTTTAAGATACATCGACGCTGTTCTGATACTTTTCGGCAG GTGAATACTTCTGATGTCATCATCTTGGAGGGAATTCTGGTTTTCCATGACCAGCGCGTCCATAATTTGATGAACAG ATGCTGA
- the LOC133725404 gene encoding uridine/cytidine kinase UKL1, chloroplastic-like isoform X1, with translation MMSAVYYRMERASGPHLWGLRLNGLLSSSHSSPSSPSPLSLRSSAAAADLPDSNAAKQPFVIGVSGGTASGKTTVCDMIIQQLHDQRVVLVNQDSFYRGLTPEESERVHEYNFDHPDAFDTEQMLECVQKLKCGQSVHVPIYDFKIHRRCSDTFRQVNTSDVIILEGILVFHDQRVHNLMNRFDFLSLVSSVTFHN, from the exons ATGATGAGCGCCGTCTACTACCGGATGGAGAGAGCCTCCGGGCCCCACTTGTGGGGGCTCCGACTCAACGGCCTCTTATCTTCTTCGCATTCTTCGCCTTCATCACCTTCGCCTCTTTCGCTTCGCTCTTCTGCCGCCGCCGCCGACCTACCCGACTCCAACGCCGCCAAGCAGCCCTTCGTCAtcg GTGTTTCTGGAGGTACGGCTTCCGGTAAGACCACTGTGTGCGACATGATCATCCAGCAGCTTCACGATCAACGCGTCGTTCTTGTCAATCAG GATTCATTTTACCGTGGTTTGACACCTGAGGAGTCTGAACGAGTCCatgagtataattttgatcatcCTG ATGCATTTGACACCGAACAGATGTTAGAATGTGTTCAAAAGCTGAAGTGCGGGCAGTCTGTCCATGTTCCAATTTATGATTTTAAGATACATCGACGCTGTTCTGATACTTTTCGGCAG GTGAATACTTCTGATGTCATCATCTTGGAGGGAATTCTGGTTTTCCATGACCAGCGCGTCCATAATTTGATGAACAGGTTTGATTTCCTCAGTCTAGTTTCTTCTGTCACTTTTCATAATTAG